One Lycium barbarum isolate Lr01 chromosome 5, ASM1917538v2, whole genome shotgun sequence genomic window carries:
- the LOC132639296 gene encoding uncharacterized protein LOC132639296, whose translation MRRGTENILLHGIRLGLYNPSSRPPPSSPLLRPFLLLISMADASKLHPATTVTNIKSCIPIVLDYEGSQYNNWATLFKLHCRANLVIDHILRPASPTVSSPTTAAEKIAAKALWERLDDIDNKSARALALDAKFTNTKLVDFPNVKAYCTRLKVFADNLANVGHKVFDERLVLRLLRGLSEEYKTFRTTVQHRTPLPSFDVVRWMLELEEDSNGEDNIHELGSNAALVSHNINSHNFSVNGQPNNSENTSNNRGNSHNRGKNNTRGRGGGNRNNNHGSAGNGQHSGGGNWNNQTSLPVASA comes from the exons ATGAGAAGAGGCACGGAAAATATTCtattacatggtatcagactaggtctcTACAACCCTAGCAGCCGCCCACCTCCTTCGTCTCCTCTTCTTCGTCCCTTCCTCCTTCTCATCTCCATGGCTGACGCGTCCAAGTTGCATCCTGCAACTACAGTCACCAATATCAAATCGTGTATTCCTATTGTTCTTGACTATGAAGGAAGCCAATACAATAACTGGGCTACCCTCTTCAAGCTCCATTGCCGAGCAAACTTGGTAATTGATCACATATTACGTCCTGCCTCCCCCACCGTGTCATCCCCAACAACCGCAGCCGAGAAAATTGCTGCAAAGGCTCTATGGGAACGGCTAGATGACATC GACAACAAATCGGCTAGGGCTCTTGCTCTTGATGCAAAATTCACGAACACCAAATTGGTGGATTTCCCGAACGTGAAAGCATACTGTACCAGGCTAAAGGTTTTTGCAGACAACCTGGCCAACGTCGGCCACAAAGTTTTCGACGAACGTCTTGTGCTCCGTCTTCTGCGTGGGTTATCGGAAGAATATAAGACTTTTCGAACAACGGTGCAGCACCGTACTCCTCTCCCATCCTTTGACGTTGTACGGTGGATGCTCGAACTTGAGGAAGACAGCAATGGCGAGGACAACATTCACGAATTAGGTTCGAATGCTGCTCTCGTTTCCCACAATATTAATTCTCATAATTTCTCTGTTAATGGGCAGCCCAACAATTCTGAAAATACCTCCAATAATCGAGGAAATTCTCACAATCGTGGAAAGAATAACACCCGCGGTCGTGGCGGCGGGAACCGCAACAACAACCATGGAAGTGCTGGGAATGGCCAGCACAGCGGCGGGGGCAACTGGAACAACCAGACCAGTCTGCCCGTCGCGTCTGCCTAG